The following coding sequences are from one Rutidosis leptorrhynchoides isolate AG116_Rl617_1_P2 chromosome 11, CSIRO_AGI_Rlap_v1, whole genome shotgun sequence window:
- the LOC139877368 gene encoding DNA oxidative demethylase ALKBH2-like — MQSKLVFASPNSGDLKTGREKLVCKSPNLSMKKDITDLGDGSELVYCPRLFTEDKSWEYFNYLDNNIPWTRPTIRVFGRQCLQPRDVCYIASKGLKDYSYSGYTPQTYCWDDYPPLKEILDELQKAVPESQFNSLLLNRYKTGNDYVSWHADDEKVYGPTPNIASISFGCERDFLLKKKPKKTSSKKPQAEVEVDGEPESKRAKINGEEEKYNFKLKHGSLLMMRGNTQRDWLHSIPKRVMKAAISTRINLTFRMVL; from the exons ATGCAGTCGAAGTTGGTATTTGCAAGCCCTAATTCTGGGGATTTGAAAACTGGGAGGGAGAAGTTAGTATGTAAAAGCCCTAATTTGAGCATGAAGAAGGACATAACAGATTTGGGAGACGGGAGTGAGTTGGTGTACTGTCCCCGTCTTTTTACGGAAGATAAGTCATGGGAGTACTTTAATTATCTCGATAATAACATCCCTTGGACCAGACCTACCATTCGTGTCTTTGGTAGACAATGTCTTCAG CCTAGAGATGTATGCTATATAGCAAGTAAAGGATTGAAGGACTATAGTTATAGTGGATATACGCCACAAACGTATTGTTGGGATGATTACCCGCCGCTCAAGGAGATTCTGGATGAG TTACAAAAAGCTGTTCCTGAGAGTCAATTCAACAGCTTACTTTTGAATAGATACAAGACTGGTAACGACTATGTTAGTTGGCATGCGGATGATGAGAAGGTTTATGGGCCCACACCAAATATTGCCTCCATATCCTTTGGATGTGAGCGCGATTTCTTGTTGAAGAAAAAGCCTAAAAAAACTAGTAGTAAGAAACCTCAAG CTGAAGTTGAAGTTGATGGAGAGCCTGAAAGTAAGCGAGCTAAGATTAATGGTGAAGAGGAGAAGTACAATTTCAAGTTGAAACATGGATCATTGTTGATGATGAGGGGCAATACACAACGTGACTGGCTACACTCGATTCCTAAACGAGTTATGAAAGCAGCTATATCTACACGAATTAACCTAACCTTCAGGATGGTTTTGTAG